From Arachis stenosperma cultivar V10309 chromosome 2, arast.V10309.gnm1.PFL2, whole genome shotgun sequence, one genomic window encodes:
- the LOC130960394 gene encoding small nuclear ribonucleoprotein SmD3b-like produces MSRSLGIPVKLLHEASGHVVTVELKSGELYRGSMIECEDNWNCQLESITYTAKDGRTSQLEHVFIRGSKVRFMVIPDMLKNAPMFKRLDARIKGKGASLGVGRGRAVAMRAKAQAAGRGAAPGRGVPPVRR; encoded by the exons atgagtAGAAGCTTGGGAATTCCAGTGAAGCTTCTTCACGAGGCTTCGGGTCACGTTGTCACCGTTGAGCTCAAAAGCGGAGAACTCTACCGTGGCAGCATGATTGAGTGTGAGGACAACTGGAACTGCCAACTCGAGAGTATCACATACACTGCGAAG GATGGAAGGACATCGCAACTTGAGCATGTGTTTATTCGAGGAAGCAAAGTTAG GTTTATGGTCATACCAGACATGCTTAAAAATGCTCCAATGTTTAAGCGCTTGGATGCAAGAATTAAG GGCAAGGGTGCATCTCTGGGTGTTGGTAGAGGCAGAGCAGTTGCAATGCGAGCAAAG GCTCAGGCTGCTGGCCGTGGAGCTGCACCTGGAAGGGGTGTACCACCTGTCCGCAGGTGA
- the LOC130963236 gene encoding uncharacterized protein LOC130963236 — protein MDKEDETKEEQAAEDLKEDKAQEETRSALVHVPLEKKEPKLQHFLDEQKETGDEQIAQFLAILKKLQVNISFAEKFLTSIFPSIILTKECSALVQKKLPPKYRISGSFLIPCTIGTIAFEKALCDLGSSINLIHLSVMKKLGIQEVHPTRISLEIADKSLKRAYGMVENVLVKVENLYLSANFVILDTREDKNDSIILGRPFLATGKALIDVEK, from the exons ATGGACAAGGAGGACGAAACCAAGGAAGAGCAAGCTGCTGAGGATTTGAAGGAGGACAAGGCTCAAGAAGAGACTAGAAGTGCACTTGTACATGTCCCTTTAGAGAAGAAAGAGCCTAAATTACAACACTTTCTAGACGAGCAAAAGGAGACCGGGGATGAGCAAATTGCTCAATTCTTGGCAATCCTCAAGAAGTTACAAGTCAATATTTCTTTTGCTGAG aaattcTTAACCAGCATTTTTCCATCCATCATATTGACCAAGGAGTGCAGTGCTCTAGTACAAAAGAAGCTACCTCCAAAATACCGGATCTCCGGAAGCTTCCTAATTCCCTGTACTATAGGGACCATTGCATTTGAGAAGGCACTATGCGACCTAGGATCAAGCATAAATTTGATACATCTCTCTGTGATGAAGAAACTGGGGATCCAAGAGGTGCATCCCacaagaatctcactggagatAGCAGACAAGTCCCTGAAGCGAGCATATGGAATGGTGGAGAATGTCCTTGTGAAGGTTGAGAACCTTTACCTTTCTGCAAACTTCGTGATACTTGACACTAGAGAGGACAAGAACGACTCCATCATCCTAGGAAGGCCATTCCTAGCTACTGGGAAGGCCTTGATAGATGTTGAGAAATGA